Proteins encoded in a region of the Cardiocondyla obscurior isolate alpha-2009 linkage group LG18, Cobs3.1, whole genome shotgun sequence genome:
- the Dnapol-epsilon255 gene encoding DNA polymerase epsilon catalytic subunit 1 isoform X1: protein METLKNTGADRPNVFNKRNLNQVTNAPGENALGRLLEIKEDIRIDTVYGFRRVTDFKERIGFLLNMHVTEIAEDDKSLFSGVDYYFIEEDATRFKVSLPFSPYFYILCRKDTFEEVSTFLFKKYNGILTKIETIYKEDLDLPNHLIGLKQKYLKLSFANIVDLTKVKRDIMRVVRINKQREKSKTHYTDMLATTLQSNEQDSNRQNLDHMDNILDIREHDVPHHVRVSIDANIFCGTWYSVKSRGTEPPIITRKEDIIEPPEPIVLAYDIETTKLPLKFPDATFDQIMMISYMIDGQGYLITNRELVSADIKDFEYTPKPEFEGPFTIFNELNEKAVIMRFFDHINEIKPHIFVTYNGDFFDWPFVETRAAVHNIDMKEKIGFSKNREGVYVSRAAMHMDCLCWVRRDSYLPVGSQNLKAVAKAKLRYDPVELDPEEMCKLASEEPEVLANYSVSDAVATFYLYQKYVHPFIFALCTIIPMEPDEVLRKGSGTLCESLLMVQAFQANIIFPNKQETEWNKLTKDGHLLDQETYVGGHVEALESGVFKHDIPCRFKIIPSAVDELISGVENALKHTIQEEEKVPIDMVTNFDEIIKEVKIKLKALKDQPLRIENPVIYHLDVGAMYPNIILTNRLQPSAIVNEMDCAVCDYNKPNAPCQRKMNWMWRGEYLPASLGEFQRIKQQLETEKFPPQFPGGVKRAFHELTTKEQATFQKNRLTEYCKKAYKKTKITRMEERIQTICQKENSFYVDTVRAFRDRRYEYKALTKVAKRQVEAANKKGDAADIKSAKSREVLYDSLQLAHKCILNSFYGYVMRKGARWHSMEMGGIVCYTGAHIIRKAREIIEQIGRPLELDTDGIWCVLPASFPDSITVKTTHEKKKEFTVSYPNAVLNFMVKDQFTNEVYHELVDKDNLTYEIKSENSIFFEVDGPYYAMVLPAAKEEGKKLKKRYAVFNFDGSLAELKGFEVKRRGELQLIKIFQASVFESFLKGNTLEECYASVAKDADYWLDLLYSKCANMPDSELFELISENKSMSRKLEDYGAQKSTSISTAKRLAEFLGDEMVKDAGLACRYIIANKPQSAPVAERAIPLAIFQSEPAVRRHYLKKWLKDFTLYSDDIRDILDWNYYIERLGSAIQKIITIPAAMQGLPNPVPRVQHPPWLHKKVSEKNTSHRQKKITDIFSVRVKDTSHTDNIENSCDIEDLAGPSTSFNTPVVNKRKRHYLDEDETIRAKSWKEALGSPPPMGTTKKERLKWLEFHKKKWAFQAKQRHQHRQKKSKTNENDEITWGVIRNTNTSTMTGFLRRAQRKLLETPWQIIQLSETGEPGMFRMWILVDTQLHQVRLVVPRIFYVNTRKARPDPGSNELWKKSFKSLPRSRPVYNLYRYSLPESLFQEHSRELLEDLSKPEIEGIYETQMSLEFRAILQLGCVCIVDPRVARKMADGADTFILDQLEFKSIAYQPYLKQTESINYIFLYHHWSSNRQRALWGLFLSASKRAHIFILDSVASNQLPNMNALYTQERKAILEKNDEDKINKLAKNIQFVVQVETNFQQVCRTLQAALTTYKNEGHGATIIINQTALDKTTLTTEMPLLNEFPLVSTHVRDVENLYSTLEWQKIGAKMMIKHYLKSQQIVELIAEQCRFFHAPIGNVPADPTLFGADLFYARHLHRNNFVLWCSSTEKPDLGGSENDDNRLLTDFEESSSCAANNPGTYSSVCVELDVESLAVNALLQYHHIHDIDGTSTFVAFHNQQRPSIQEMAMGGETATIIPSYDEITLCNPAFKTLRSMVNAWLLEVSVYKNVFADYQLIHFYRWLRSSNALLYDPALRRTLHTYMKKLYIQLIAEFKTLGCIIVFANFNKIIVCTKKRSVNDALGYVEFVVQTIRNKELFHSIEITYDQCWEYLIWLDLHNHAGIKGQLSKDNTEEDTENDNDDVPQIIMNWSLMECLPKEAGCQASFNAIIAGYINAVYQCMIETDVNNTIRPRRRYSQSQSFIAPLGLGALENTAEFAKKLLSGEMSQRLFKITQKIHRNLSEKILSLEEYPNVDMGGKENIKINPALELIKAVCKVLSLDKEVENEVYNLKANLLRLIGVGSFGDNVEWKEPCISLVLPEVICKACNHTRDIDLCKDQYCTNENNRHVWKCPICDTAYDNTEIEFSLIDKLNRKSMGYVLQDLQCRKCKEIKRENMNMLCSCSGEYNNLISRDEVTTYVNICKSIATKCKMNILAEIVENTKLFTG from the exons ATGGAAACCTTGAAAAATACCGGGGCCGACCGTCCCAACGTGTTTAACAAGAGAAATCTAAACCAAGTGACCAATGCGCCGGG GGAAAACGCACTAGGAAGATTGCTCGAGATCAAAGAGGACATAAGGATTGACACTGTATATGGATTCCGTCGTGTCACTGATTTCAAGGAAAGAATAGGATTTTTGCTCAACATGCATGTG ACGGAAATTGCAGAGGATGACAAGAGTCTGTTCAGTGGTGTAGATTATTACTTTATTGAAGAAGATGCTACCAGATTTAAAGTGTCATTGCCATTTTCaccatatttttatatcttatgtCGTAAAGATACATTTGAAGAagtttcaacatttttatttaagaagtACAATggaattttaacaaaaattgagACTATTTATAAGGAAGACCTTGATTTG ccTAATCACTTGATTGGTTTGAAGCAAAAATACCTAAAactttcttttgcaaatattGTGGATTTAACAAAAGTCAAACGTGATATTATGCGTGTTGTTAGAATTAACAAACAACGAGAGAAAAGCAAGACTCACTATACAGATATGTTAGCAACTACTTTGCAGTCAAATGAACAAGATAGTAATCGACAAAATTTAGATCATATGGATAATATTCTTGATAttag ggAACATGATGTACCTCATCATGTGCGAGTATCCATAGATGCTAACATTTTCTGTGGAACTTGGTATTCTGTAAAAAGCAGAGGTACCGAACCACCTATAATTACACGAAAAGAAGATATAATAGAACCACCTGAACCTATTGTTTTAGCATATGATATTGAAACTACAAAATTGCCATTAAAATTTCCAGATGCTACTTTTGATCAAATTATGATGATATCATATATGATAGATGGACAG ggatatttaataactaataGAGAATTAGTCTCTGCAGATATAAAAGACTTCGAATATACACCAAAACCAGAATTTGAAGGTCCTTTCACGATATTTAACGAGCTTAATGAAAAAGCAGTTATAATGAGATTTTTTGATCACATTAACGAAATCAAGCCTCATATATTTGTAACATATAATGGTGATTTTTTCGATTGGCCATTTGTTGAAACTCGAGCAGCTGTACATAATATagatatgaaagaaaaaattggtTTCTCTAAAAATCGCGAAGGTGTTTATGTCAGTAGAGCTGCTATGCACATGGATTGTTTATG tTGGGTGAGGCGCGATTCTTATCTCCCAGTGGGTTCCCAAAATCTGAAAGCTGTTGCTAAAGCTAAATTGAGATATGATCCAGTGGAACTTGATCCAGAAGAAATGTGCAAATTAGCATCGGAAGAGCCTGAAGTCCTCGCGAACTATTCTGTTTCTGACGCTGTGGcaacattttatctttatcagAAATACGTTCATCCCTTTATATTTGCGTTATGCACGATTATTCCTATGGAGCCTGAtgaa gttcTCAGAAAGGGATCTGGCACACTGTGTGAATCTCTTCTTATGGTACAAGCTTTTCAagctaatattatatttcctaACAAACAAGAAACCGAAtggaataaattaacaaaagatGGCCATTTACTGGATCAAGAAACTTACGTGGGTGGACACGTGGAAGCCTTAGAATCTGGTGTTTTTAAACACGATATTCCTTgccgttttaaaattataccaaGCGCCGTCGATGAATTAATCAGTGGTGTGGAAAATGCCTTAAAGCATACAATAcaagaagaggaaaaagttCCGATTGATATGGTGACGAATTttgacgaaataataaaagaagttAAGATAAAGTTAAAAGCACTTAAAGATCAACCTTTAAGAATAGAAAACCCtgtaatttatcatttagACGTAGGTGCTATGTATcccaatataattttaactaatAGATTGCAGCCTTCTGCGATAGTAAATGAAATGGATTGTGCTGTATGCGACTATAACAAGCCTAATGCTCCCTGCCAAAGAAAAATGAATTGGATGTGGAGAGGCGAATATTTGCCTGCAAGTTTGGGTGAATTTCAAAGAATAAAACAGCAATTAGAAACCGAAAAATTTCCACCACAATTTCCCGGTGGTGTTAAAAGAGCTTTCCATGAATTGACTACGAAAGAGCAGGCTACATTTCAGAAAAACAGACTTACCGAATATTGTAAAAAAGCTTACAAAAAAACCAAAATTACTAGAATGGAAGAGAGAATACAAACGATATGTCAGAAAGAAAATTCGTTTTATGTAGACACTGTGAGAGCATTTAGAGATAGAAGATATGAATATAAAGCATTAACTAAAGTTGCTAAACGGCAAGTAGAAGCAGCAAACAAGAAAGGAGATGCTGCTGACATAAAATCTGCTAAAAGTAGAGAAGTTTTGTACGATTCTCTTCAGCTTGCTCATAAATGCATTCTCAATTCTTTTTATGGCTACGTTATGAGAAAAGGAGCACGATGGCACAGTATGGAAATGGGCGGCATCGTATGTTACACAGGAGCTCATATTATTagaaaagcgagagaaatTATAGAACAAATCGGTCGTCCATTGGAATTGGATACTGATGGCATATGGTGTGTTTTACCTGCGTCTTTTCCAGACTCCATTACAGTTAAGACTAcacacgaaaagaaaaaagaattcacGGTCTCGTATCCGAATGCAGTTCTCAATTTTATGGTGAAg GATCAATTTACTAATGAAGTGTATCATGAACTTGTggataaagataatttaacatatgaaattaaaagtgaaaattcgatatttttcgAAGTTGATGGACCGTATTACGCAATGGTATTACCCGCTGCtaaagaagaaggaaagaaattgaaaaaacgatacgcagtttttaatttcgacGGTTCACTAGCCGAATTAAAAGGATTTGAAGTAAAAAGGAGAGGtgaattgcaattaataaaaatttttcaggCCTCTGTTTTTGAATCTTTTTTAAAAGGGAATACGTTAGAAGAATGTTACGCTTCTGTTGCAAAAGATGCAGATTATTGGCTGGATTTATTGTACAGCAAGTGTGCAAATATGCCTGACTCCGAATTGTTCGAACTCATATCCGAGAACAAGTCTATGTCGCGTAAATTAGAAGACTACGGTGCACAAAAGTCCACGTCCATTTCTACGGCTAAAAGATTAGCTGAATTTTTAGGTGACGAAATGGTTAAAGATGCAGGTTTAGCTTGTAGATATATTATAGCGAATAAACCACAAAGCGCACCAGTTGCTGAGCGCGCGATACCGTTAGCTATTTTTCAATCGGAACCGGCTGTGCGCAGacattacttaaaaaaatggtTAAAGGATTTTACATTGTATAGCGATGACATCAGAGATATTTTAGATTGGAATTATTACATTGAGCGACTCGGGAGCGctatacaaaaaataattactatacCAGCGGCGATGCAAGGCTTACCGAATCCAGTTCCACGAGTGCAGCATCCACCTTGGTTACATAAAAAAGTGTCAGAGAAAAATACATCCCATcgtcagaaaaaaattacagatatATTTTCTGTTAGAGTTAAGGACACTTCTCATACAGACAACATTGAAAATTCTTGCGATATTGAAGATCTCGCAGGCCCATCCACTAGCTTCAATACTCCGGTTGTtaacaagagaaagagacattATTTAGACGAGGATGAAACAATCAGAGCCAAAAGCTGGAAGGAAGCTCTGGGTTCACCTCCTCCCATGGGAACAACGAAAAAAGAGAGACTTAAATGGTTGGAATTTCATAAGAAAAAATGGGCTTTTCAAGCTAAACAGAGGCATCAACATCGGCAAAAGAAAAGCAAGACTAACGAAAATGATGAAATCACCTGGGGAGTTATACGAAATACTAATACATCCACCATGACTGGTTTTTTGAGACGTgctcaaagaaaattattggaAACTCCATGGCAAATTATTCAACTGTCAGAAACAGGCGAGCCCGGTATGTTTCGAATGTGGATACTCGTTGATACACAATTACATCAGGTACGTCTTGTAGTACCtcgtatattttatgtaaacaCTCGCAAAGCAAGGCCTGATCCAGGCTCGAACGAACTCtggaaaaaaagtttcaaatcCTTACCACGCTCTCGTCCGGTGTACAACTTGTATCGATATTCTCTGCCAGAATCTTTGTTTCAAGAGCACAGCCGAGAGCTTCTGGAAGACTTGAGTAAGCCAGAAATTGAAGGAATTTACGAGACACAAATGTCATTAGAATTTCGAGCTATATTGCAGTTGGGATGTGTGTGTATAGTCGATCCGCGTGTCGCGCGAAAAATGGCAGACGGAGCGGATACTTTCATTCTGGATCAATTAGAATTCAAAAGTATTGCCTATCAACCTTATCTCAAGCAAACGGAATCGATTAActacatatttctttatcatCACTGGAGTTCAAACCGTCAAAGAGCACTGTGGGGCTTATTCTTAAGTGCCAGCAAGAGAGctcacatatttattttagattcaGTCGCATCCAATCAACTACCGAACATGAATGCGTTGTACACACAAGAACGTAAAgcaatattagaaaaaaatgacGAAGACAAAATAAACAAGCTGGCTAAAAATATCCAGTTTGTAGTACAAGTAGAAACAAATTTTCAACAAGTATGCCGTACTTTGCAGGCAGCGTTAACGACGTATAAGAACGAAGGGCACGGCGcgacgattattattaatcaaacTGCTCTCGACAAAACGACATTAACCACTGAAATGCCGCTTCTCAATGAATTTCCTCTCGTCAGCACGCACGTTCGTGACGTTGAAAATTTGTACAGCACGTTAGAGTGGCAAAAAATAGGCGCAAAAATGATGATTAAACACTATTTGAAGAGTCAACAGATTGTTGAGTTAATTGCGGAGCAATGCCGATTCTTTCATGCTCCTATTGGCAACGTACCCGCGGATCCCACGCTCTTCGGTGCAGATTTATTCTACGCCAGACATTTGCATAGGAACAATTTTGTTCTGTGGTGTTCGTCCACCGAGAAACCTGACTTAGGCGGCAGCGAAAACGACGATAATAGATTATTAACAGACTTCGAAGAAAGCTCAAGCTGCGCCGCGAATAATCCGGGAACGTATTCTAGCGTTTGCGTCGAGTTGGATGTAGAAAGTCTAGCGGTTAATGCATTATTACAGTATCATCATATTCACGATATTGATGGAACCAGCACGTTTGTAGCATTTCACAATCAACAGCGTCCATCTATTCAG GAAATGGCAATGGGTGGTGAGACCGCGACAATTATTCCCAGCTACGATGAAATCACTCTTTGCAATCCGGCGTTTAAAACGTTGCGAAGCATGGTAAACGCATGGTTGCTCGAAGTATCtgtttacaaaaatgtatttgcaGACTATCAGCTGATTCACTTTTATCG GTGGTTGAGATCTTCAAATGCTTTACTTTACGATCCTGCTTTACGCCGTACTTTACACACTTACATGAAGAAGTTGTATATACAACTAATAGcagaatttaaaacattagGTTGTATTATAGTATTTGcgaattttaacaaaattattgtatgCACGAAGAAACGATCTGTGAATGATGCTTTGGGTTATGTGGAGTTTGTTGTTCAAACCATACGAAACAAAGAACTGTTTCATAGTATTGAAATTACATACGACCAATGCTGGGAATATCTGATATGGCTTGATTTG caCAATCACGCTGGCATTAAAGGGCAATTATCCAAAGATAATACAGAAGAGGACACTGAAAATGACAACGATGacgtg CcgcaaataataatgaattgGAGTTTGATGGAATGCCTGCCTAAGGAAGCAGGATGTCAAGCAAGTTTTAATGCTATAATAGCAGGATATATAAACGCAGTATATCAGTGTATGATTGAGACTGATGTCAATAATACTATAAGGCCGAGAAGAAGATACAGTCAAAGCCAATCATTTATAGCACCACTTGGATTAGGTGCACTGGAAAATACAGCCGAGTTTGCGAAAAAATTGTTATCAGGAGAAATGTCTCAAAGACTATTCAA AATAACACAAAAAATACATCGAAATTTATCAGAAAAGATATTAAGTCTGGAGGAGTATCCTAATGTGGATATGggtggaaaagaaaatataaagatcAATCCCGCACTTGAATTAATCAAGGCCGTATGCAAG gTTTTGTCCTTAGATAAAGAAGTAGAAAACGAGGTTTATAACTTGAAAGCAAATTTGTTGCGATTGATTGGAGTCGGCAGCTTCGGCGATAACGTTGAGTGGAAAGAACCGTGTATTTCTCTTGTTCTACCAGAAGTTATATGTAAAGCATGTAATCACACGAGAGATATTGATCTTTGTAAAGATCAATATTGCACAAATGAAAATAACAG acacgTGTGGAAATGCCCTATTTGCGATACGGCTTATGACAATACAGAAAtagaattttcattaattgacaaattaaatcgcaaaAGTATGGGTTACGTATTGCAAGATTTACAATGTCGGAAGTGTAAGGAAATTAAACGAGAAAATATGAACATGTTATGTTCCTGTTCGGGcgaatacaataatttaatctccCGGGACGAGGTTACAACgtatgtaaatatatgtaaatcgATAGCCACCAAAtgcaaaatgaatattttagcAGAAATAGTAGAGAATACGAAACTCTTTACAGgttag